One Festucalex cinctus isolate MCC-2025b chromosome 1, RoL_Fcin_1.0, whole genome shotgun sequence genomic region harbors:
- the emp1b gene encoding epithelial membrane protein 2, with product MLILLAAIFALHIIGIILLLVATIDNGWWVAEHLSTDVWARWIYVNGVWNYTDLPTGSHYPQDYLQAVQATSVLACIFSILGIFVFVAQLFTLNKGQRFTISGVFQALACLCIMIAASIYTDRFHLDEAIGSYGHCYILAWISFALTFISAVTYFVLRKKTG from the exons ATGCTGATTCTCCTCGCCGCCATCTTTGCCCTGCACATCATCGGCATCATCCTACTGCTGGTGGCCACCATCGACAAT GGTTGGTGGGTGGCTGAACACCTGTCCACTGATGTGTGGGCCCGATGGATATACGTAAATGGAGTTTGGAACTACACTGATCTTCCAACAGGCTCGCACTACCCACAGG ACTACCTCCAGGCAGTGCAAGCCACCTCAGTACTTGCTTGTATATTCTCCATCCTGGGAATCTTCGTGTTTGTAGCTCAGCTCTTCACTTTGAACAAGGGACAGAGGTTCACCATCTCTGGCGTTTTCCAAGCTCTAGCCT GCCTCTGCATCATGATCGCAGCCTCCATCTACACAGACCGCTTCCATCTCGATGAGGCGATCGGTTCCTATGGTCACTGCTACATCCTCGCATGGATCTCCTTTGCACTCACATTCATCTCCGCCGTCACTTACTTTGTGCTACGCAAGAAGACTGGATGA
- the gsg1 gene encoding germ cell-specific gene 1-like protein, with translation MKRRWKWSRDDKVTPGETEGGMMAFLQQMRSPALSFVQTVVSLCLAAMALTSSYWCVGKQKVPKPLCSPNKHSKCIPVPGMSNSSSIQFSWETGDDRFVFPVFHTGLFVMCEENIYTDEWEEKCRGFYTLTPSSEKAMMWLSLSLELMYVGLLFISCILLSVQLCIRTWFPSTQRWGQLLNAFAAVFTVLGGLLGMVGHMMFMQVFQTTVSMGPEDFKPHSYAYSWAFYVAWFAFTVCMSAGVSTLNNYTKKVLMVGARLNSSLNPFNFVGLLPPAPYFSAPTSGIAHAFHQSHAQISHLSPYYEQPSTKSPSPGKNSHFVPLPHSVSFPPHSSHPASASPLHRLSLPPPSHTRTSPVVVRGLLKGHQENVVPLYTPQEYYSPL, from the exons ATGAAGCGCAGATGGAAGTGGAGCAGGGATGACAAAGTAACCCCTGGAGAGACTGAAGGAG GCATGATGGCGTTCCTTCAGCAAATGCGCTCCCCTGCACTCTCCTTCGTCCAGACTGTTGTGTCTCTCTGCCTGGCTGCAATGGCGCTCACGTCCTCCTACTGGTGTGTGGGGAAACAGAAGGTGCCCAAGCCTCTGTGTTCGCCCAACAAGCATAGCAAATGTATCCCAGTTCCCGGCATGTCTAACTCGTCCAGCATCCAGTTCTCCTGGGAGACGGGAGACGACCGCTTCGTCTTCCCCGTTTTTCACACGGGCCTGTTTGTCATGTGCGAGGAGAACATCTACACGGATGAGTGGG AGGAGAAGTGTCGAGGGTTCTACACTTTGACTCCAAGTTCTGAAAAAG CCATGATGTGGCTGTCGCTGTCCTTGGAGCTGATGTACGTGGGTCTGCTGTTCATCAGCTGCATCCTGCTGTCCGTGCAGTTGTGCATCAGGACCTGGTTCCCTTCCACGCAGCGATGGGGCCAGCTGCTCAACGCTTTTGCTGCTGTCTTCACAGTCTTGGGAG GTCTGCTTGGAATGGTGGGTCACATGATGTTCATGCAGGTGTTTCAGACGACCGTGTCCATGGGCCCAGAAGACTTCAAGCCTCACAGTTATGCCTATTCTTGGGCATTCTA TGTGGCCTGGTTTGCCTTCACTGTCTGCATGTCAGCCGGCGTCTCCACCCTGAACAACTACACAAAGAAGGTCCTGATGGTGGGAGCCCGACTTAACTCCAGCCTCAACCCCTTCAACTTTGTGGGGCTTCTGCCCCCGGCTCCTTATTTCTCAGCGCCGACCTCTGGCATCGCCCACGCTTTTCACCAATCCCACGCGCAAATCTCCCATTTGTCCCCTTACTATGAGCAGCCGTCAACCAAGTCACCATCGCCCGGTAAGAATTCCCACTTTGTTCCTTTACCCCACTCTGTGTCCTTCCCTCCCCATTCCTCCCATCCCGCGTCTGCGTCCCCTTTGCATCGATTGTCCCTCCCACCCCCATCTCACACGCGCACATCGCCTGTTGTCGTCCGCGGACTCCTCAAAGGTCACCAGGAGAACGTGGTCCCCCTTTACACACCACAGGAATACTACAGCCCCCTTTGA
- the tcf20 gene encoding LOW QUALITY PROTEIN: transcription factor 20 (The sequence of the model RefSeq protein was modified relative to this genomic sequence to represent the inferred CDS: deleted 1 base in 1 codon; substituted 1 base at 1 genomic stop codon), producing the protein MQNFSNSPTPHSLPPGFSMRGGGGPPYPPQTADTQISPRMTEDYAVMQQQSLHRGQPHSNQASPMLAYNARNRGIVEPPPTQGNLHSSSNNPYRKDTMDYYFSLGGKDKNRRGGLAYGTGFGYPNIDGHIPAQYRHSGTGSVLSTGIMSQYSVDYGPSTGSGGGSGAFSPHQYGMSQNAAMQAMPASQTRQHGQTFSPVHHGQQHRTYPGSGHRMNPQYPQYSPQAGATTGSSGMYSPPPQRYVDGTINTGFDPKVNSSHSVNSSANSASGSAAANNMGPVESLQQRYHASNYGGYIPQTQTLHKDGTLQHCNTQHNLGVGYDNTLKMQHQGPSPGTAYGKPHQASTPTIPHAASQEIAKSPLHSQQSQINQNLSPISNPSPAASAVHSPGCSSTPSPLMGVSETYVNPSGPSHPSSTVHSSSHGHRLIQAVSQLSPTPNSNSSISSCGSSGSHKGHNISTVGVNSVPPTNCNKTGLGSALVAREEGPSVYSSPPVGKMQDTGLSSLNALSSQVANLPNTIQHMLRTDNVLSQKNGKEGGQVQQATHRVSTLQPRSKNASLVPIKDGTVVGVAEGAGLETVANEESSYMSAETKIEQEDHLIEVGHTRVRQMSGASSGSEQIFYHPPHSQPQPQPGQALNAKTFTYKSPPNEIVSKASLHIASALASPSECQSSEADPNLHSKPPVSVSSSISCIIPPPQQNRGSHPSLIKNYSKGGLKKSAEIKNEQIKIEHEDGVDKMEKNNSQMLRDGESSTKHGQDKENMLHAASTAHGESEKKPTSEEQLSVGVIVSARSEGSQVEKGKQPQDLCLKEKQSQSYLKESMSNNGEEGMDLSRYSSQHPKSNIEQAHNLNQFGSHKYGFVESTYGSDLSLMKKGRTGLAGVMESSSRSYQQSHSGCVPEHSKELSSLTEAFGKRGQAVGTKAQEDISQIQQFPSLLQEVLQGYNLDRRYGRPEQAFPAHLQVQQQFQARHPYGMTENIKMVESGANDNLALMGTTGKPHHQNHRLGTKTNFAAVLQSSIKADVSNTKILQHTAKKEVDFSEDHLPRASDAQPVQPKHINLADYSLPQRKTFPNMSTSSSAVQELLLQEPEPLKGCTGQAESQKSERRSVICDVSPNRRSTPERERENNREREKNQSAASVIQQPFSSPASANDMSKKDILEKKVVKIETASKEIGPNPDFHGSGGTNDNEMEYSSKSAHSAIVLNSDPYRHLPPHSLSSNPLSTPSRHQSYLHGVDLATSNSNSFPGYRFGDTRENNMPRGHPHFPSHHPYHNISPQSQTTNKIQMYPHPRGPFQHSHEINDWVKAMNRSAKDMMMMPVSSPGRHKVSQLEHRQRMIPQTDIHSDQNAAKTLLHQQSGYYDMKMWESPPPGRDGVRMIEGDSCYRTQALPPPSSVPTGSQSILPPSKAHGLNTAELEGTKHPCLPPPCNSTKPQADTTSTQPQMQRQTKSGGPGETNPLILRRRVRSFISPIPAKRLLQDASQQRAATNSYPPGVQPESNHRNEDESSSSDIPCLSSPLPGDNTFAKSLSPSSVSTKALPQKKGRGLKLEAIVQKISPSITKPASNVDDGTNHDPGFPHATIPPFSDSQDQDMIHFPRVAGGDDNYIEDTHSLNDMMSFRGVDETGPLPLSGYPCEPQTQTRKQKDFDFGLGVAVVSASGDKEDFALLGPLPPPPPLPRPVQGSPPSSSALSDIQHFTNTYQQLETRRGEQSAANLLRQKLQESGMGFDDYTSSDYYRATSPHHSQSQGHVLSRHQMSSPLPNLSTQDCKTLDNSVPKGYFPSGKKKGRPVGSVNKQKRVQNPAQTQIQSQGPAPILNQNSSQLLPTPITTAPTIPDTVQTTSSTATCILENKSTPPLTPPILTQVIKVDIESEPIQPEIEVKPVRRRRKGLKDEDCSPERRGRQRIRRGGAPTSQSAAKDNPETLLGAKGPHIINKTFLDPNLKGLFVPHIHVENKIPELGSVCTIVNAEDDKLKGERSAIGGKTGGSGNESLPTSTLYSHLSKRESEMRETDQVETTLQSGKALPSSGYVVSGPAVTETKHSGRQLCCLCQKWANYKHLGDLYGPYYPAEYAAKLPKNQPQVRQCHTTTGATKTGPNSQIGSNALDVLQNLQKHVPLSRPPALSNCIVSLDSNIRSLSAMVRGPPLAYREDMVGECSAIAYSYPASKTPSLSWDMNLDIRPIPELKREPEFDTEQQLPKPKQEQPADEGQQRPQHRKLTSHPRFKRRHKSSEDCPRMVPSNSKASLPFQPPPPALDSLGPLAQLAQLPQMPMDPEELWVHEGCIVWTSGVYLVNGRLYGLQEALDGARETSCSYCEMVGSTLGCYSKGCIRRYHYLCAIETDCSLNEDNFSLRCPKHKVTQNLRPVKSVYLEQSERGFGTRVGXDTRLVVKTTCAGPSKKRRECTISTGIGIISIQDITEKRPPLLLLFHFKAEQDKNTQLR; encoded by the exons ATGCAGAATTTTTCGAATAGCCCCACCCCCCATTCTCTTCCCCCCGGCTTTAGCATGAGGGGTGGAGGGGGACCTCCATATCCTCCTCAAACTGCAGACACCCAGATCTCCCCAAGGATGACAGAAGATTATGCAGTGATGCAACAGCAGAGCCTACACAGAGGCCAGCCCCACTCCAATCAAGCCAGCCCCATGCTTGCTTACAATGCTCGAAACAGAGGCATTGTCGAGCCGCCGCCCACACAGGGTAACCTTCACAGCAGCAGTAACAACCCATACAGGAAGGACAcaatggattattatttttcattgggCGGGAAGGACAAAAACAGAAGAGGAGGTCTGGCGTATGGAACAGGATTTGGTTACCCTAATATTGATGGCCACATACCTGCCCAGTACAGACATTCTGGCACTGGATCTGTATTATCAACTggcatcatgtcacaatattctgtagactATGGGCCCAGCACTGGATCAGGTGGAGGCTCTGGAGCATTCTCTCCACACCAATACGGTATGAGTCAGAACGCTGCAATGCAGGCCATGCCAGCTTCTCAGACCCGCCAACATGGACAAACATTCTCTCCAGTCCACCATGGCCAGCAGCATCGGACTTATCCGGGCTCTGGGCATAGAATGAACCCTCAATACCCACAATACTCTCCACAGGCGGGAGCGACCACTGGGTCATCGGGAATGTACAGCCCCCCTCCACAGAGATATGTTGATGGGACTATTAACACCGGTTTTGATCCCAAAGTCAACAGTTCACACAGTGTCAACTCAAGTGCAAACTCTGCCTCTGGTTCAGCTGCTGCTAACAATATGGGGCCAGTGGAGAGTCTTCAACAGCGTTACCATGCATCAAACTATGGCGGATATATTCCGCAGACACAAACACTTCACAAGGATGGCACACTGCAGCACTGCAACACACAGCACAATTTAGGTGTGGGCTACGACAACACTCTTAAGATGCAGCACCAAGGCCCATCTCCAGGCACCGCCTATGGTAAACCTCACCAGGCCTCCACCCCCACTATACCTCATGCAGCATCTCAAGAAATAGCTAAATCCCCATTGCATTCTCAACAAAGTCAGATCAACCAAAACCTCAGCCCGATCTCCAACCCATCCCCAGCTGCCTCAGCAGTCCACTCCCCCGGCTGTAGCTCCACTCCTTCCCCTTTGATGGGTGTTTCAGAAACCTATGTAAACCCCTCTGGCCCTTCCCACCCTTCATCTACTGTCCATAGTAGCAGTCATGGTCATAGATTAATCCAGGCCGTGTCGCAGTTAAGTCCAACACCCAACTCAAACAGTAGCATCAGTAGTTGTGGTAGCAGTGGCAGTCACAAAGGCCATAACATCAGTACTGTTGGAGTAAACAGTGTGCCACCAACAAACTGCAACAAAACTGGTCTAGGTTCAGCGCTTGTGGCCCGAGAGGAAGGTCCCTCTGTTTATTCATCTCCCCCAGTTGGGAAAATGCAGGATACAGGACTAAGTAGTCTTAATGCTTTGAGCTCCCAGGTAGCTAATTTACCGAATACCATTCAACACATGCTCCGCACTGACAATGTGCTGTCACAAAAGAACGGCAAAGAGGGTGGACAGGTGCAACAAGCAACACACCGTGTTTCGACGTTGCAACCAAGGAGTAAAAATGCAAGTTTAGTCCCAATTAAAGATGGAACTGTTGTAGGAGTTGCGGAAGGGGCTGGTTTAGAAACTGTTGCCAATGAGGAATCCTCTTATATGTCAGCTGAGACCAAGATAGAGCAAGAGGATCATTTAATAGAGGTGGGGCATACAAGAGTGAGGCAGATGAGTGGTGCAAGCAGTGGATCTGAACAAATTTTTTATCATCCTCCTCACAGTCAACCCCAGCCACAACCTGGACAAGCATTAAATGCCAAAACATTCACTTACAAGTCACCACCAAACGAAATTGTCTCAAAAGCAAGTCTTCACATTGCTTCTGCATTAGCATCTCCATCTGAGTGTCAGTCGTCAGAGGCTGATCCAAATTTGCATTCAAAGCCTCCAGTGTCAGTTTCCTCATCCATCTCCTGTATTATTCCTCCCCCCCAGCAAAATCGTGGCTCACATCCtagtttaataaaaaattactcaaaaggTGGCCTTAAAAAGAGTGccgaaataaaaaatgaacagatCAAAATCGAACACGAAGACGGGGTTGATAAAATGGAGAAAAACAATAGCCAAATGCTTCGAGATGGAGAAAGCAGCACAAAGCATGGACAGGACAAAGAAAATATGTTGCACGCTGCTTCTACAGCCCATGGAGAGAGTGAAAAAAAGCCCACATCTGAGGAACAGCTAAGTGTTGGTGTGATTGTTTCAGCTCGTTCTGAGGggagtcaggttgaaaaaggcaagcaaCCCCAAGACCTCTGTTTGAAGGAGAAACAGTCACAATCCTATTTGAAAGAGTCAATGAGTAATAATGGAGAGGAAGGTATGGACCTAAGTCGATATTCATCTCAACACCCAAAATCAAATATTGAACAGGCTCACAATCTCAACCAGTTTGGATCACATAAATATGGGTTTGTAGAGTCAACCTATGGCTCTGATTTGtcactgatgaagaaaggaagGACTGGCCTAGCAGGTGTAATGGAGTCAAGTTCCAGAAGCTATCAGCAATCACACTCCGGTTGTGTTCCTGAACATTCAAAAGAATTGAGTTCTCTAACAGAGGCATTCGGAAAGAGAGGCCAAGCAGTAGGAACAAAAGCCCAAGAGGATATTTCTCAAATCCAACAATTCCCGAGCCTTTTACAAGAGGTTCTTCAGGGCTACAATTTAGATAGACGTTATGGAAGACCAGAACAGGCATTTCCTGCACATCTCCAAGTTCAACAACAATTTCAGGCAAGACACCCATATGGTATGACAGAAAATATAAAGATGGTTGAAAGTGGAGCCAATGACAATTTGGCACTCATGGGCACTACTGGAAAGCCCCACCATCAGAATCATCGACTTGGAACTAAAACCAATTTTGCCGCAGTTCTTCAGTCCTCAATTAAGGCAGATGTTTCCAACACCAAGATTTTGCAACATACTGCAAAAAAAGAAGTGGATTTCTCTGAGGATCATTTACCACGGGCCTCAGATGCACAACCAGTCCAACCAAAACATATCAATTTAGCTGACTATTCTcttccacaaagaaaaacatttcctAATATGTCCACCTCATCATCTGCTGTACAGGAGCTCCTTTTGCAAGAGCCTGAGCCACTGAAAGGGTGTACTGGTCAAGCAGAATCTCAGAAATCAGAACGGCGTTCTGTCATCTGTGATGTGTCTCCAAATAGGCGTAGCACACCAGAGCGGGAAAGGGAAAATaacagagagcgagagaaaaatcAGAGTGCCGCCTCTGTGATTCAGCAGCCATTTTCCTCACCAGCATCAGCCAATGATATGAgtaaaaaggacattttagagAAGAAAGTGGTAAAAATTGAAACTGCATCCAAAGAGATCGGTCCAAACCCCGATTTTCATGGCAGTGGTGGAACTAACGACAATGAAATGGAATATTCTTCAAAATCTGCACATTCAGCCATTGTGCTAAATTCTGACCCCTATAGGCACCTGCCACCCCATTCTCTGAGCTCAAATCCTTTGTCAACACCGTCAAGACATCAGTCATATCTTCACGGTGTGGATTTAGCAACAAGCAATTCCAACAGTTTCCCAGGTTATCGGTTTGGAGACACAAGAGAAAACAATATGCCTCGTGGCCACCCTCATTTTCCTTCCCACCATCCATACCACAATATCTCACCCCAGTCTCAAACTACAAATAAGATTCAAATGTACCCTCACCCTCGTGGGCCTTTCCAGCATTCACATGAAATAAACGATTGGGTGAAagcaatgaacaggtctgctaaGGATATGATGATGATGCCAGTTTCTTCCCCAGGAAGACATAAAGTCAGCCAATTGGAGCACAGACAGAGAATGATCCCTCAAACAGACATCCACAGTGATCAAAATGCAGCCAAAACACTGCTGCATCAACAAAGCGGATACTATGACATGAAAATGTGGGAGTCGCCTCCCCCAGGCAGAGATGGTGTTCGAATGATTGAAGGTGATTCTTGCTATCGGACACAAGCACTTCCTCCACCATCATCTGTTCCTACAGGTTCACAGAGCATTTTGCCTCCCTCTAAGGCTCATGGCCTGAATACAGCTGAACTTGAGGGAACTAAACATCCCTGCCTTCCTCCTCCATGCAACTCTACTAAACCTCAAGCTGACACAACTTCTACTCAACCACAGATGCAGCGACAAACTAAGTCTGGAGGTCCTGGTGAGACAAATCCTCTTATTTTGAGAAGAAGAGTGCGTTCTTTTATCTCTCCTATTCCAGCCAAAAGGCTACTGCAGGATGCATCTCAGCAGAGGGCTGCCACAAATTCATACCCACCTGGGGTGCAACCAGAGTCAAACCATCGCAATGAAGATGAATCATCTTCTTCTGATATTCCATGTCTCTCTTCCCCTTTGCCTGGTGATAATACCTTTGCTAAATCTTTGTCCCCATCAAGTGTAAGTACAAAGGCCTTGCCTCAGAAGAAAGGACGTGGTTTGAAACTCGAGGCAATAGTTCAGAAAATATCACCAAGTATTACAAAGCCTGCCAGCAATGTTGATGATGGAACAAATCATGACCCAGGCTTTCCTCATGCAACAATCCCACCGTTTAGTGATTCACAGGACCAAGACATGATCCATTTTCCTAGAGTTGCAGGAGGGGATGATAATTATATTGAAGACACTCACTCATTAAATGATATGATGTCCTTCAGAGGTGTAGATGAGACTGGCCCATTGCCATTGTCTGGCTATCCATGTGAACCACAAACACAAACTCGCAAACAAAAAGACTTTGACTTTGGATTAGGAGTTGCTGTGGTGTCAGCATCTGGTGACAAGGAAGACTTTGCGCTGCTCGGACCCTTACCCCCTCCTCCGCCGCTTCCTCGTCCAGTTCAGGGTTCTCCACCATCTTCGTCTGCCctgtcagacattcaacatttcACCAATACTTACCAGCAGCTTGAGACAAGAAGAGGAGAGCAGTCTGCTGCTAACCTTCTTCGACAGAAACTTCAAGAGTCTGGCATGGGATTTGATGATTATACTAGCAGTGACTACTATAGAGCTACCTCACCCCATCATAGCCAGTCTCAAGGACATGTTTTGAGCAGACATCAGATGTCTTCTCCTCTGCCAAATCTGTCGACACAAGATTGTAAGACTCTAGATAACTCTGTGCCTAAAGGCTATTTTCCATCTGGCAAAAAGAAGGGCAGACCAGTTGGAAGTGTGAATAAACAAAAGCGTGTCCAAAACCCTGCCCAAACACAGATCCAGTCTCAAGGCCCAGCTCCAATCTTGAATCAGAATTCTTCTCAACTGCTACCAACTCCAATTACAACTGCCCCTACAATACCCGACACAGTTCAAACTACAAGCAGCACAGCCACCTGCATCTTGGAAAACAAAAGCACTCCTCCTCTGACCCCACCTATTTTAACCCAGGTAATAAAAGTGGATATTGAGAGTGAACCAATTCAACCAGAGATTGAAGTCAAACCTGTGAGACGGCGGCGCAAAGGTCTGAAAGATGAAGATTGCTCACCAGAAAGaagaggacgtcaaagaattagaAGAGGAGGGGCACCAACATCACAATCAGCAGCTAAAGATAACCCAGAAACATTGCTGGGGGCAAAAGGGCCTCACAtcataaataaaacattccTGGATCCAAATCTAAAAGGCCTGTTTGTGCCACACATTCATGTAGAGAACAAGATACCAGAGCTTGGGTCCGTGTGCACCATTGTAAATGCTGAGGATGACAAGTTGAAAGGAGAGCGTAGTGCGATTGGAGGGAAAACTGGTGGGAGTGGAAATGAGTCTCTACCAACCTCAACTCTTTACTCACATTTATCAAAGAGAGAATCAGAGATGAGGGAGACGGACCAGGTGGAAACTACACTTCAGTCAGGAAAAGCACTTCCTTCATCCGGCTATGTTGTTTCTGGACCTGCTGTTACAGAAACTAAACACTCTGGCCGTCAGCTTTGCTGTCTttgtcaaaaatgggccaaTTACAAACACCTTGGAGATCTTTATGGACCATATTATCCTGCCGAATATGCTGCTAAGCTCCCCAAAAACCAGCCCCAGGTTAGACAATGTCATACAACCACAGGTGCAACCAAAACTGGACCAAACTCGCAAATTGGCTCAAATGCTTTAGATGTTTTGCAGAACTTACAAAAACATGTTCCTTTGTCCAGACCACCGGCTCTAAGTAACTGCATCGTAAGCTTGGATTCAAATATTAGATCTCTTTCCGCCATGGTAAGAGGCCCTCCCTTAGCTTACAGAGAGGATATGGTTGGTGAGTGCAGTGCCATTGCCTACTCATACCCTGCCAGTAAAACCCCATCACTATCCTGGGACATGAACCTTGATATCAGACCTATTCCAGAGCTAAAGAGAGAGCCGGAATTTGACACTGAGCAGCAGTTGCCAAAACCGAAGCAAGAACAGCCAGCAGATGAAGGCCAACAACGACCACAACACCGAAAGCTGACCTCACACCCGCGCTTTAAACGCAGGCATAAATCCAGCGAGGACTGCCCCAGAATGGTGCCGTCCAACAGTAAGGCTTCCCTGCCCTTCCAGCCTCCACCACCAGCTTTGGACTCCCTGGGACCTTTGGCACAACTTGCCCAGTTGCCTCAGATGCCCATGGACCCAGAGGAGTTGTGGGTTCATGAAGGATGCATCGTGTGGACCAGTGGAGTATACCTTGTCAATGGGAGACTGTATGGCCTGCAGGAGGCACTCGATGGTGCCAGAGAAACA AGCTGTTCATACTGTGAGATGGTTGGCTCCACCCTGGGATGCTACAGTAAAGGCTGCATACGGCGATATCACTATCTTTGTGCCATTGAGACAG ATTGTTCTCTCAACGAAGATAACTTCTCACTGCGGTGTCCGAAGCACAAG GTTACCCAGAACCTCCGGCCCGTCAAGTCGGTGTACCTGGAGCAGTCTGAGAGAGGCT TTGGGACAAGAGTCGGCTAAGACACGAGACTTGTCGTGAAGACGACTTGC GCAGGGCCGAGCAAAAAAAGAAGGGAATgtacaatttcaacaggaatcgGCATCATTTCCATTCAAGACATTACAGAAAAGAGGCCGCCGCTATTATTGCTTTTTCACTTCAAAGCAGAGCAAGATAAAAACACGCAGCTTAGATGA